ctctctaatagaggtaaAATCGCCACTATTAGAGATGCGGTATACAATAATGTGATATTCCTAGCATTTTTCTTTGTGATATTGTAATGTTGTAGTAAACCAAGTCACACTGCCATATCAACCCATATGCAATAAATCCGATTACCATGAGAAACATTGAAATGGGAACTTAGAAGAAGCTGAACTCAAGAAAGTCTTATCATAATGTATAATTCAAGCCCAGTTACCTGCAACAAGATATTTTGCTTGATTTCTACCTCTCTCAAACTGCATgcataaagaaaatagaatTTAAACCAAAGCAATTGACTCATGATCGTAAAGAATCTAAAgatcttctttttatttttattttttggtcggATAAACCACCTAAAATTcaagaatttaaatttcatttccaacaaaaatataataattcaattttcaaaattgaaaatggcGCAACCACGTAGACTATAACTAACACAGCACGTCCCTGATTTCTCTCTCAACACAAACAAACCCTATCTCGACTGAAATTTCTCTACCTTCCTCAAAATTCTCCGATCACTTCTCACCTTCCCTTTCCAGGTTTCCCCCCGAACCGATAAAAAAGGCTTAAAAATCCCACCCAAAAATGAAGCACCAAACTTGTGCCGCTTGTAGATTCCAGCGCAAGAAATGTACCGAAGACTGCCTCATGGCCCCATATTTCCCTGCAACCAGGTTTCAACAATTTCTGAATGCACACAAACTGTTTGGTGTGGGCAAAATCACCAAAACCCTCAACAGCGTCTCACCTCAGCAGAGAAGCTCTGCCATGTACAGCGTCAAAGCCGAAGCCGAGTACCGTGCCAGGGACCCTGTTGGTGGCTGCTACAATGAAATAAAGTCGTTGCTGTGGAAGATCAGAACAACTGAGGATGAACTCCAACATGTACATTCTCAGCTTTGCATGTTTCGTGCCGGAGGAGAGAATGCTATGGCTCATCCTTTGGACGGCTATGTATACAATGTCGTTCAAGATGTTGAATATCATTCGCAGCTTCATCATCAACTACAGCAGAACATTGTTCAAGAACGGAGTTTGATTTAAGGTCTGACTGAATGCTTTGAAACAAATTTCTCAACTTTagtaggaaaagaaaatgccCACTTGAAAGTTGCCCATTCAATCTCCATGTATAAAGTTTGTAGCTTTCATGTTCTTGCTAATTATTgtcacttttttttgtttttgatgttaaccccaatttatttattcaggGATGAAGTTGTGCTAGAACAAGATGTCAATCCAATTCAGGATGAGGGTCCAGTAATTCACAACAGTACTTCTCAGTTACAAAGTGGTAAAAGATGATTGTTGATTTTGCTATACTAGTACAGTATCTCAGTTAAATCTCATGGAGCTCTGTTTTCTGTACATCAGATAGAGTaggtaaaaagaaaatgaaatgtaGATGTTCCAAACACCCTTTTCCTTGACAGATAGTTTGATCTGTATAGAACTGTATCAGGAAGacacaatctctctctctctctctctctctctctctctctctctctcttttgtcTTGGTTCTCTAAAAGCGATCACCACATTTTTGTCTGTTAGATCACCAATTCGATTGAACTCTCCACAATCATCCTTTCAAGCTTCTTCATAGAAACTCAATCCTTCCTCCAGAATATCTGTGACAGAAAGAAATCACATTGAATATGATAAAAGCAGTTTTCTTAATTGCAATGAAGCATAAGTAGGCCGTACCTCTCATATACGTAGTAGATCCAATGAAGTATTCTGATAAATTTAGTTTTGGGACAAAATCATAGCTACAGTTAACTTAAAAGGGATAAAAACGTTCAAGTGGAGTGGTAACATTACGCGGCGGTGTTCAAGTACCATTCTTAGTCTTGTAATCTGTCTGGAGGCTATCAGCAGCATTCGTTTCTGAAATTTACTTGGTCATGAGTAGAATAAGCAGTAGGTTAAATGCAGGTGAATACTTGAGTTACTGGCTTGTAGGTGCTTAAGAGCTTGCTATATTCCATATCCATGGTATTTGGTCTCCACCTTACTTGTTTAAGTTTTCTCATCTTTTTCATATAAGGCATTTCATAATGTTTACTTATTGTGCAGTCCCTCTGTGCATACAAGTTGATTAGATGGCCAAGTAAAAGGTGGCAACAGAAAACATTTCTGGCCTGATTGGCAACAGAAAACATCTTTTCCAAACAAGTCCATTGTCATAATATTTGCTCTTTATTACTTTCATTTTCGTCACCATGGATTAGGTTGCTTCAGTAATCAGTATTTAATTCAAAGATGGCATTATGGCAGTGATTCTAAACTTCTAAAGGAGCTGACCTCTTAAGCCCATCGGGCCACCACCATGCCCTGGCCCCAAATTAATTTCTAACCAATGCAGCTGAACAACTGAACAAAAGCAAGCAACTGAATCAAATGAAGGTCATACATTTAAGATATTTAAAACAATCAAGTCTCTTTATTTATCGAAGATTCTCACAAACAATGGCTGCAAGAAGAGTACAAAACATCTTCAGTATGCATTAATTCAAGCACAATGAAGTTTGCCCTAATAACATAATGCTGTCATCTGAGAATGAAATGATCCTTAGGGAGTGCTTTCTGAATGGGAAGGTGAAGAATCAGAAGTAAGGTCATCTAAAATAGACTTTGCCCCATCTTCGCTAACACCCTTTTGCCTAATGTCCTCAATCATCCGATGCACCATGCCCATTGTTGGACGATCTTTAGGCAATGGAGACACACACAGCAAACCCACCTGCAAAACAGCCCACATTTCCTCCTCCATTTCTTTGTCTCCCAGAAGCTCAAAATCCAGCACTTCCCATGTACTGCATTCTTTCTGCACCACCATCCTAACCCACTCCACCAAGCTCATCTCTCCTTCTTCACCAGCCATTTTTCCAGTCAAAACCTCCATCAGAACCACCCCAAAGCTATAAACATCACACTTTTGTGTAAACTTTCTTGGGCTTTTACTGCTGAGAAGCATCAATTCAGGGGCTTTGTAAGCGCTGTTTGATGAAAATGGGGCAGGCAAGAGCTGCTGGAGGCCAATGTCTGCAATGCAAGCGCTGCCCATCTGATCCACCAAGATGTTTGATGAAGTGAGGTTTCCATGAAAGAGCTTGGCCTTGTTGCAGCCATGGAGGAAAGCCAGTCCTTGCGCAGACCCAGAAGCTAATTTCAACCTTGTAGCCCAATCCAATGGTGTTCTTCCAGGTCCTCTGTTTCCATGCAACACAAAATGCAAGCTTCCTTTGGGCATGAAATCGTAGACCAAAAGCAACTCATAGTTGGAATTGTGGTACGCTCGGAGGCTGACAATGTTACAGTGCCTCAGCCCACCAATCTGTCTCAAAAATCCATCCATTTCTTTCCCGCCATTTCTCTTCTCCCTCACTCTCTTCACCACAACTACATCTCCACCGTCCATCGCAACCTTGAAAGTGGTCCCCACGCTGCCCTTCCCCAACATCTCCGCCGACGCCTTCAACAGATCATCCACCTTATCGACGCCCCTGCACCCTTCCAGCACCACCATATCTTCGCTTTCTCTGGGCCCACCAC
The window above is part of the Prunus dulcis chromosome 1, ALMONDv2, whole genome shotgun sequence genome. Proteins encoded here:
- the LOC117618312 gene encoding LOB domain-containing protein 22-like, which gives rise to MKHQTCAACRFQRKKCTEDCLMAPYFPATRFQQFLNAHKLFGVGKITKTLNSVSPQQRSSAMYSVKAEAEYRARDPVGGCYNEIKSLLWKIRTTEDELQHVHSQLCMFRAGGENAMAHPLDGYVYNVVQDVEYHSQLHHQLQQNIVQERSLI